TAAAGAAAAATTAGAAAGCATTAATATTTTGTCATATTTAAAAAATTCGAGAGTTTTTTCTTTTTTTCGTAACGCACCCACAAAAAAACAGTTATGTAGTTTTGTCCCTGCTTTATGAAATAGGTCATCAAAACCCCAATAGGGTTGTGGTGAAAGCTGCCCAAGGCCAATTTTTTGCTCTACAGAGTCTAGCCATAAAGAATGCTTTTCTGAAACAAATTTAGAGTCAAATGAAATTAATACTTTTCTATCCACTTTATCAATTACAACTTTAAAACCTCTATCTGTTGGATTGACAGCATTTATAGTTTGTCTGAAACTCATTTCTGTACTGGGGTATTTGCCTCCAGCTTGCTTGTGGGGCCAACCATATTTTGGCAGGAAAATAGAAGGGACAAATTTTAAAGCCCTTGGTGATGGTTCCATGTGGAATAGAGTAGTCAGAGAAGAAGTAACAGAGTTATTGTTAATTCTTTGACACTTTAATTCCCACTCAGCTGCATTTGGTATCGGAAGGTTATTTTCTGGGATACCCAGGAGATCCTCAAGAGTATTGCCTATACCACCTACGTTGCCCTGTCTATGAGACTGAATCCATCCCATAGACCTTATTTCTTTTAACTTTTCAATTAAAGAAGCTTTTGTGTATATTTCCATAAGGCAGCTTAGTATCAAAAGAGAGAAATCTGTCCATCATCAAAATTTGAGCCTTTACTTAAATCTATGGATGAATCAGATATACCCATGAGTGCCAATCTCTCTCTTGCAGAATCACAGTAATCAGGAGATATATCAATCCCAATATAGTCTCTACCTAAATTTTTAGCTGCAACTGCAGTAGTACCAGAACCAATAAATGGGTCTAGAATAATCTGAGCTGTTGTAGAGGAAATAATCCTAGTAACCAATGCAACAGGGAATGGGGCAGGGTGGCTATTTTTTGTCTCTTGAGAGAACTCCCACACATCTCCGAAAGCATTTGCTTTAGGGGCTAGTTTGAATTTTTTCTTAGCAATTAAATATATAACCTCATAAGTAGGCAAGAAATAACCAGGATTAAAGTTAATTCCACCTGACCTTTTCCATATAATAATTTGTCTTACTGGAAACCCAGAAACTATATCATTGCGGTCTTGTAAGAGCCCACCCTGAACTCTCCACTTATGATTATAGAAAAAGGCTCCATTATCAGATAAAACTCTCATGGCTTCTGAAAGAACTTCTCTTTGCCAGCTAACATATTGATCATGGGGCATACAATCGTTGTGGTGAGAATAACCATTTAAGAGCGCAGCAGACGACCATTTACCTCCTCTGCCATCCTTCATCCCATTGCCTGTAGAGTTTTTTAAATTATATGGTGGCGACGTAACCATTAAGTCAATAGAACTATCAGGCAAATGCTTCATTACAGATACAGCATTTCCACAAATTATCTGATTCAAAAAATCTTTTGGATAGCAAAGATTTTCCTGAGTTTTTTTTGCGCTATTCTGAGACACGGAGCAATTTAACCTTTTGCAGCTTTAAAAATATAAGCATCCATAGTATATGCTTTAAGACTACGATAAACCAGGATGAATACCTAGTCCGGCAAGAGTTAAAATTTCAATAAAGTATCAGAAATTAAAATGAGTGGCCAATTCCTCATCCTCGCCAAGATTGACAACCCGTCAAACCAACCAGCCGCCTGAGACTGCGATAGACTAGGACAAATACCTATTCCCGCAAGAAATAGAACCTCAATGCAGCGCCAGAAAATAAACCTACCGATCGCTTTTATCCTGATCTGGTTGGGTTTAAGCTTAATTATCTTTCAACCCGGCAAGGCGATCGCCCATGCCCTGAATATTCAATATGAATCCACCAGCGCGATCATGATCAACGTTGATGATGGTGGGGTGGCGTTGACTGATGCCCAGGTAAATGTGTTTGCGCCAAATGATCAAACCGAACCCTGGCTGCAAGGTAAAACCGATTCAAAGGGTGATTTTTTATTTATTCCCGATGCCATGATCCCTGGCGATTGGCAAGTGCAAGTGCGACAAGTAGGACATGCGGGGGAAGTAATCATCCCGATTGCTAGTATTGCAAATGCTCCTGAGCCAGTTGTTGATCCAGCTAAAGATAGTAATTCAGATCTTGAAGAATCGCCTAAAGTTACACAGGATCCAGTTAATGCAAACGATGCAGAGGTAGAGACTAGTCCAGCGATCGCCATTGATCCAGTTGCCACTGAAACCAGTAATGTTGCTACTACCTCCGGTGGAACCGCCACCTACTCGCCCATGCAAAAAGGAGTGATGATCGCCTCGGTGCTGTGGGGTTGCGTCGGCACAGCCTTATTTTTCTGGCGGAGGAAATAAGCAACTATGCACATCAGCGATGGTTATTTACCCGCTCAAGCCTGGGCTGGAGGCTATGCCC
The sequence above is a segment of the Pseudanabaena sp. PCC 7367 genome. Coding sequences within it:
- a CDS encoding DNA-methyltransferase; amino-acid sequence: MSQNSAKKTQENLCYPKDFLNQIICGNAVSVMKHLPDSSIDLMVTSPPYNLKNSTGNGMKDGRGGKWSSAALLNGYSHHNDCMPHDQYVSWQREVLSEAMRVLSDNGAFFYNHKWRVQGGLLQDRNDIVSGFPVRQIIIWKRSGGINFNPGYFLPTYEVIYLIAKKKFKLAPKANAFGDVWEFSQETKNSHPAPFPVALVTRIISSTTAQIILDPFIGSGTTAVAAKNLGRDYIGIDISPDYCDSARERLALMGISDSSIDLSKGSNFDDGQISLF
- a CDS encoding carboxypeptidase-like regulatory domain-containing protein encodes the protein MQRQKINLPIAFILIWLGLSLIIFQPGKAIAHALNIQYESTSAIMINVDDGGVALTDAQVNVFAPNDQTEPWLQGKTDSKGDFLFIPDAMIPGDWQVQVRQVGHAGEVIIPIASIANAPEPVVDPAKDSNSDLEESPKVTQDPVNANDAEVETSPAIAIDPVATETSNVATTSGGTATYSPMQKGVMIASVLWGCVGTALFFWRRK
- a CDS encoding MvaI/BcnI family restriction endonuclease produces the protein MEIYTKASLIEKLKEIRSMGWIQSHRQGNVGGIGNTLEDLLGIPENNLPIPNAAEWELKCQRINNNSVTSSLTTLFHMEPSPRALKFVPSIFLPKYGWPHKQAGGKYPSTEMSFRQTINAVNPTDRGFKVVIDKVDRKVLISFDSKFVSEKHSLWLDSVEQKIGLGQLSPQPYWGFDDLFHKAGTKLHNCFFVGALRKKEKTLEFFKYDKILMLSNFSLDRFIQSIEEGDTLVDFDARTGHNHGTKFRFRQSRFEKLYSQVQVI